A single window of Mycobacterium sp. ITM-2016-00318 DNA harbors:
- a CDS encoding type 1 glutamine amidotransferase, with protein MAPQVLFIHNEHLATEGLLGEAFTECGYDVATFGVVPAERVDDPAGDVQFPDPTRYDVIVPLGARWPVYDDALQRSWVGAEMQMMRDAADAGVPTLGVCFGGQLLAAAFGGSVTRSTEPEIGWYDVTSDDESLIPGGRWFEWHFDTWTLPPGATEIARTANASQAFVLGRAVALQFHPEVDHDMLQRWFADDRNGEVVGAGRTHAELLAATRELEDSAARRIRALVRSFVSRVAGQPCPS; from the coding sequence ATGGCACCGCAAGTCTTGTTCATCCACAACGAGCACCTCGCCACCGAGGGCCTGCTCGGCGAGGCGTTCACCGAATGCGGCTACGACGTCGCCACATTCGGGGTGGTGCCCGCCGAGCGCGTGGACGACCCGGCTGGCGACGTGCAATTTCCCGATCCGACCCGTTACGACGTCATCGTGCCACTCGGTGCGCGGTGGCCGGTCTACGACGATGCGCTGCAACGTAGCTGGGTCGGCGCCGAGATGCAGATGATGCGCGACGCCGCCGACGCGGGCGTACCGACGCTGGGGGTGTGCTTCGGCGGTCAGCTACTGGCGGCGGCCTTCGGCGGTTCCGTCACCCGATCCACCGAACCGGAGATCGGCTGGTACGACGTGACGAGCGACGACGAGAGCCTGATACCCGGCGGGCGATGGTTCGAATGGCACTTCGACACATGGACGCTTCCGCCTGGCGCCACCGAGATCGCGCGAACGGCGAACGCATCGCAGGCATTCGTGCTCGGCAGGGCGGTCGCGCTGCAGTTCCATCCCGAGGTCGACCACGACATGCTGCAACGTTGGTTCGCCGACGACCGCAACGGCGAGGTTGTGGGCGCGGGCCGCACCCACGCCGAACTACTAGCGGCGACAAGAGAACTCGAGGACAGTGCGGCTCGCAGGATCCGGGCGCTGGTGCGCAGCTTCGTGTCGCGGGTCGCCGGTCAGCCGTGCCCGAGCTGA